From the Dehalococcoidia bacterium genome, one window contains:
- a CDS encoding Uxx-star family glutaredoxin-like (seleno)protein encodes MNITIYTTPTCGYCHQAKRFLSERGVKYAERDISRDRSAADEMVRLTGQMGVPVIVVDGQAIIGFDRPRLESLIAAAASQQRPRFGLKIADAGKMAQKSGAVPVFGALVGAVAPGSLGAKAGIQTGDIITELNLRHITTADDLEKALSGLVPGNRATIVFLRGQQSMRAEIAV; translated from the coding sequence TTGAACATCACCATTTACACCACGCCCACTTGTGGATATTGCCACCAAGCCAAACGGTTTCTTTCCGAACGCGGGGTGAAATACGCTGAGCGCGACATCTCCCGCGACAGATCGGCAGCCGATGAGATGGTCCGGCTGACGGGGCAAATGGGAGTGCCGGTGATCGTGGTTGATGGACAGGCGATCATCGGGTTTGACCGTCCCCGGCTGGAAAGCCTGATTGCCGCGGCCGCAAGTCAACAGCGTCCGCGCTTTGGGCTCAAAATTGCCGATGCCGGCAAGATGGCCCAGAAAAGTGGGGCAGTTCCGGTATTCGGGGCGTTGGTGGGGGCGGTGGCTCCGGGATCGCTGGGAGCCAAAGCCGGGATTCAGACCGGCGATATCATCACTGAACTCAATCTCCGGCATATTACCACTGCCGATGATCTGGAAAAGGCGTTGTCGGGTCTGGTTCCCGGAAACCGGGCAACAATCGTGTTTCTTCGGGGGCAGCAGAGCATGAGAGCGGAGATCGCAGTATAA